Within Vicia villosa cultivar HV-30 ecotype Madison, WI linkage group LG1, Vvil1.0, whole genome shotgun sequence, the genomic segment actggtaccctttgtatgctaacattaggtagcaagctttccccccttagcttaggttttcctcatgcattctttaaaacacaaaccacagtctttgattttcttttcttaagagcttgttatttccgctccattcccaagcataagcctccaaaggtcgagcagcggagtgtgaatgtaactcgttcacctaaaaaacacaaaacaaatagaaactagttagccgagctacggtagctttgattctgcaaaacagatacgtaggcagcggggtagggcccgtgcgagcacaatcctttcttttccctacattctgcattcattttagtccagattagcgtagtttgcttacacacccataggttgagacataagcgtggataccatcgagtacgatgggcgcgaggagtgctaacaccttcccctcgcgtaaccgactcccttaccctttttctctgttcgtgagaccgttgttttgttttggggtttgctggcattcccttcctttttaggataaatatgttagtggcgactctgttaattttcgcggtagcgacagctggcgactctactgAGGACGTcttgacctattgcgggtccggactcAACGAGTCGATCCTagtgcttgtgtgtttatctttgggtgctttactgctttgcatatttacctgtttgcattgcattctatgtgcgcttttacttttctgcatcatattctggactgtctagATTTctgtctgtgggtgggtgtttcaagaggtaaaaggcccaatacccaggctatgagtgataccataggaactaggaatagagtggtcatgacggacagaaggcgtatgcctgattgatctgatcatgtATCCAcaggcagagcttggtggaatgaggcaatatcgtatgatagcgcctacattcgatcctcggttggctttttgacctaccttggcctagatttacccgtgagtggggcgggaaacAATCATtgattaacaggtacattgatggtgactttggatctagttcgtgggttaccgttgttcttgttcgagggttaccgctgttcttgttcgggTGTattattggttcctgttcgtggggtactatggttcttgttcgagtggtgatctgtgttctattccagtgtgttgttgACTATGGGTGGTGATTCTGTGGATTGACATTccgtgttccgtgtggtatacgatttggggccgaacctttggctctgtactatgtgtgttatcggcagtccagaatgcctggtgggcggcaacaagtcccaccactttgcatcatagcatatttatttccaaaagaaacgaaaaaaaaaaagatatgtatAATAAGCATTTGCATTTCATATTTTCAGGGACATTCAAGAGTTCACCCAAGTTGAAGATGGACATTCCCGCTGATACTGTCAAAGAACGTACGAGGCATACCAGAGCTTATAAGATTCCGGATATTGATGTTTCGGGGTTGATAGGTTTGAGTTCTCGGTTGAAAGGGGAGGTTCTCCGTGACTTCAATCATGATTATGGAAATTTTCTCTCCATCCTCAATACATCTTTCGATCCAATGGCTTTGATCACCCtatttcagttctatgatccgcaCTTGAGATGTTTTACATTTCAGGACTATCAATTGGTCCTAACGCTCGAGGAATTTTCTTACATACTCAACATCCGAATCACTGATGATGTACCTTTCATTCGAGTTCCCGAGGTTGTGAGATTTGAAAAAATAGCTGAAGCTCTTCACATGGGTATAAAGGAGGTGGAAAGAAATTGGAAGTCATCGGGCGGTGTTTCTGGTTTCTATCTTTGCTTTTTGATTAGTAGGGCTAAGGATGCGGCTAAGAAGGAGCAGTGGGTTGATTTTAGTCGGTTGCTTGCTATCATGATTTATGGTATTGTCTTATTCCCCTCAAGAGAGAACTTTGTGAGTTTGGCGGCGATTTGTGTCTTTATGAACAAAAACCCCGTGCCAACGTTGCTTGCAGATGCTTATTTTTCAATCCATTCGAGAAGTAAGAAGGGAGAATATGTTGTTGGTTCTTGTCTTCCATTTTTGTATCAGTGGTTCATGTTGCATTTGCCGGTGAGAGGACCTTttgtgctcaagaagagttctcttAAGTGGTCAGATAGGATTGTTAACCTCACATCTTATGACATCAGGTGGAACTATTGTGTGGGGAAGATTTGGAACATCATCACTAGTTGCGGTCAATACCCCAACGTTCCTCTCATGGGAACCAGAGGTTGTATTAGTTATAATCCCACGCTCGCCTATCGTCAATTGGGATATGCAATGGAAAGGGCCcagaatgatgtagaagcgtttgAATCAGTGTACTTTGCTGATGGTAAAGATCCTCTGGAGCTAGAGAAGATATCGTATGCTTGGACTAAAGTCCATAGAAGGGATCAGACTACTTTGAGcaagaaggttcctattgctatgGGTCCTTACAGGAAATGGGTTGAGGCAAGAGTGGCAAATCTATTGCTGCCATTTGCGAGGTCATGTCCATTGTATGGGCAACCTCCCGTGGTTTTAACTGATACAGTTGCGGCTGAACTCTATATTCAAGCCGAAGCGGATAACATCAAACTAAAAGCAAAGGACAATGAGGTTGGCTTGGAGAGGTATTTTCAAGATCACGAAAAGGCGGAATTAGTTCGTAAACTCAAGCATGCGCAAGGTGAAGGTTCAAACATGACACGTGCCCAAAGGCGATCTCATGATTTGATGGAAGAAAGCTTGTACCGAAAACAGCAGGAATGTGCGAAGTTGCGAAGGTCCGAAAACAATAGCAAGAGAAAGGTGCAGGATTCGGAAAAGCAATTGATCGAAGAAAAAGCTAAGTCTGCTCGACTTGAAGAAGAATTGACAAGACTCCGAGCTCAGCGGAGAGGAGATGGAAGAGCTCATTTTGTTATCAGACGATCCTAGTGTCGCTGTGGAGTGGATTTGTTTGGTCTATGATGGTTGATTTGATGTTTATGCttgatatttgtcgcccatgtccaGGATTGTAGGATGGGGTCGCATTTTGATGTTCTGGATTTCTTTTGTATGCCTTAAGAGCACATTGTGACACGGTtatgtgttttgtttgtatgaattCAAATTCTCAattatgtttgaatgaaatatgcTCAGTTTGCTGAATTATTATCGTGTGCGGATTGTTATTCAAATATATTCGGTATCAGGGTTTCTATGTCCTATTtgaaagtgggatgaactcttggatacctgaaaattgacaaacatttcatgcatatcattcatatatcatacatgtcatatatttgc encodes:
- the LOC131657408 gene encoding uncharacterized protein LOC131657408, with the protein product MDIPADTVKERTRHTRAYKIPDIDVSGLIGLSSRLKGEVLRDFNHDYGNFLSILNTSFDPMALITLFQFYDPHLRCFTFQDYQLVLTLEEFSYILNIRITDDVPFIRVPEVVRFEKIAEALHMGIKEVERNWKSSGGVSGFYLCFLISRAKDAAKKEQWVDFSRLLAIMIYGIVLFPSRENFVSLAAICVFMNKNPVPTLLADAYFSIHSRSKKGEYVVGSCLPFLYQWFMLHLPVRGPFVLKKSSLKWSDRIVNLTSYDIRWNYCVGKIWNIITSCGQYPNVPLMGTRGCISYNPTLAYRQLGYAMERAQNDVEAFESVYFADGKDPLELEKISYAWTKVHRRDQTTLSKKVPIAMGPYRKWVEARVANLLLPFARSCPLYGQPPVVLTDTVAAELYIQAEADNIKLKAKDNEVGLERYFQDHEKAELVRKLKHAQGEGSNMTRAQRRSHDLMEESLYRKQQECAKLRRSENNSKRKVQDSEKQLIEEKAKSARLEEELTRLRAQRRGDGRAHFVIRRS